The segment CGGCCTGACGGAGACCACCGCCGCGTCGACGGTCACCCCGCCACGGCGGCCCCGCACCGGCACCGTCGGCTGGCCGCTGCCCGGCACGTTCGTCCGGATCGCCGACGACGGCGAGGTCTGGCTCAAGGGCGGTCATGTCTTCGCCGGGTACTGGGACGCCCAGCGCGGGGCGGCCGTGCCGTACACCGACGACGGCTGGTTCCCCACCGGCGACCTCGGCTCCCTCGACGCCGACGGCTATCTGAAGATCACCGGCCGCAAGAAGGACATCGTCATCACCTCGACCGGGAAGAACATCGCTCCGGCCCCCCTGGAGGACTGGCTGCGCGCCCACCCGCTGGTCGCCCAGTGCGTGGTCCTCGGCGACAACCGCCCGTACGTCACCGCCCTGATCACCCTGGACCACGAGGGCCTGACGCACTGGCGGCGGATGCGGCACAAGGACCACCTCGCGCTCTGGGAGCTGACCCGGGACGAGGAGCTGCTCGCCGCCCTCCAGCGTGCGGTGGACGATGCCAACCGGCTCGTCTCCCGGGCGGAGTCGATCCGCGGCTTCCGGGTCCTGACCGCCGAGTTCTCCGAGAGCTCCGGCCATCTGACCCCGTCCCTGAAGCTCAAACGACGGGCGGTGCTCCGGGACTTCGCGCGGGAGATCGAGGAGATGTACGGCTCCGGGGCGGCCGACCAGGACACCGCCTAGGCGCGTCCCAGGCACCTCCCCGGCCCGAACGGGCGCTAGGGCCAGAGGAGTTCGCGGGTCCAGCCGTCGCCGGTGCGGCGGTAGCGGAGGCGGAGGTGGCGGCGCTGCCCGTCGCCCTGGAAGAACTCGACCTCGGCCGGTTCGACGATGTACAGCGTCCAGGTGGGGGCGTGGGCGTCCGGCTCCTCCTGGGCGCGGAGCCAGGCCTTCGCGCTCGCCTCCGCCAGGACCTCCGGGGAGTCCAGGACCTCGCTCTGCCGCCCCACCAGTGCCGAGGCGAGGGCCCCCGTGCTGCGGGCGTGGAGGTCCTCGTACGCCTCCTCCGGGGTGCCGACGGTGACGCGGCCCCGGATCCGGACCTGGCGGCCCTGGACCGGCCAGTAGAAGCCGAGCGCGGCCTCGGGGCGGGCGGCGAGCTGGCGGCCCTTGGCGCTGGTGGCGTGCGAGGCGAAGTGCCAGCCGCGCGCGTCGGCGTCGTGCAGCATCACCGTGCGGACGTCGGGCCTGCCGTCCTCGTCCACGGTGGCCAGGGAGAGGGTGTGCGGCTCGGTCTGGCCGGCCGCGACCGCCGCCGTGAACCAGTCGTGGAAGAGCGGCAGCGGCTCGGGCGGAGCGCCCGCCGGGTCGAAGGCGGGCAGCTCGGTGTCCCAGACCTTCAGGGAGCGCAGGGCGTGGTGGAAGTCGGTCATGAGGCCACGGTAGAGCGCGGGGCGGAGGCGGCGGGGGTCCCGCTCGTGATCGGCGCCCGGTAGTCCACGAGCGGGACCGCGTTCGCCGCCGCCTGGATCTCGTCGCGGATCTTCTTCGCGATGAGGTTCTTCCACGGCGTCTTCGGCAGCGTCCGTACCATGAACATCCGCAGCGCGATCTTCCACTTCGAGTCCACGGTCATCTCCTTGACGAAGCTCTCCGCCATCTTCTGGTTCCGTTCCACGCCGGGCCGCATGTGGGCCTCGTAGCGTGCGAAGGCGACGGTGTGGTCGCCGGCGGCCCGGGCCAGTTCGCCCGCCAGGACGTACGCGCCGGTGAGGGCGAGTCCGGTGCCCTGGCCGGAGGCCGGGGAGGAGCAGTGGGCGGCGTCGCCGAGGAGGACGACGCGCCCCTTCGACCAGCGGTCCATCTCGATGAGGGAGATGGAGTCGAAGTAGAGGTCGTCGGCGTCGGCGGCGTGGCCGAGGAGCCGGGGGATCTCCCAGCCGTCGCCGGCGAAGGCCTCGGTGAGGTGGCGCCGCTGGGCGGTGACGTCCCGGTGGTGGTAGGGGAGTTCCTCGGGCGAGGAGAAGATGAAGAGGTTCTTCGCGTCGGTCTCGCCGGCCGAGCTGTAGACGCAGACCAGCTTCCCGGGCAGGGCGTGGTACGTCTCCCAGCGGTCGAGGCCCAGGTGGTTGGGGGCGGTGAAGATGGAGACGTACGCGCCGAGGTGGCGCTTGAAGCGGCTCTCCTCGCCGAAGGCCAGGCGCCGGGTGTGGGAGTGCAGCCCGTCGGCGCCGACGACCAGGTCGAAGCGGCGGACGGTGCCGCTCTCGAAGGTGACGGTGACGCCGTCCGCGTCCTCGTCGAGGGTGGCGATCGAGTCGTCGAAGAGGTACTCGACGTCGTCGCGGGTCCGCTCGTAGAGGATGCGGGCGAGCTCGCCGCGCATGATCTCGTCGTCCTCCTCGACGCGTCCGCCGAAGATGTCGGCGGACAGTTCGCCGATGGTGCGGCCGCGGTCGTCGACGTAGGAACCGCCGCGCATGTCGGTGGAGTTGGCGCGGATCTCGTCCAGGATCCCCATCCGGCGGCAGACCTCGATCGCGGTGCCGCGGATGTCCACCTTGTAGCCGCCGGTGCGGAGTTCGGGGGCGCGCTCGACGACGGTGGGGGTGAAGCCGTAGCGGTGCAGCCAGAGGGCGAGGGCGGGGCCGGCGACCGAGGCGCCCGAGATGAGGACGGTCTTCGCGGAGGTGCGCGCGGCGGTGTTCGCGGTGCTGTTCATGGCAGGACTCCTTGTCGGTGGCCGCGGGCCGTTCCCCTGCCCGCAGACATGACTATACGGATGTCCTACACGCTTGTCTATGACGGTTGTATAGATTCCTGGCCGTGGGTCACGAGCGGCCCAGGACCACCGTCCCCGACGAGCAGAACCAGCCCCCCGTACCCGACGCCACCGCCACCTCCGGCAGGCTCCCGTCCGGCCGCCGCACCTGGAGCCCCGGCGCCTCCCCGCGCAACTGCCGTACCGCCTCCACCAGCAGGAAGAGCCCGCGCATCCCCGGGTGGCAGGCCGAGAGCCCGCCGCCGTCCGTGTTCACCGGCAGCCGGTCCTTCTCCCGGAAGAACGCCCCTCCCTCGCCCTTCGCGCAGAAGCCCAGGTCCTCCAGGGTCACCAGGGTCATGTAGGTGAAGGCGTCGTAGACCTCCGCGAGGTCGACGTCCGCCGGGGTCACGCCCGCCCGCTCGAAGGCGAGCCGGCCGCTGACCGCCGCCGGGGAGACCGTGAAGTCCTCCCACTCCGACATCGTGGTGTGGGAGACGTGCTCGCCCGTGCCGAGCACCCAGACCGGGGCCGTACGGCAGTCCTGCACGTACTCCTCGGCCACCAGCAGCACCGCGCAGCCGCCGTCGGAGCGCAGGCAGCAGTGCAGCTTGGTGAAGGGGTCCGCGATCATCGGGCCGGACAGGACGTCGTCGACGGTGATCGGCTCGCGGAACATCGCCTCCGGGTTGAGCGCCGCGTTCGCCCGCGCCTGGACGGCCACTTCGGCGAGCTGCTCCAGGGTCGTCCCGTACTCGTGCATGTGACGGCGGGCGGCCATCGCGTACTTGGCGATCAGGGTGTGCCCGTACGGCACCTCGAACTGGAGCGGGCCGCGCGACCCGAAGGAGAGGTTCGCGGTGCGGCGCCGGGCGCGGATGTCGGCGCGCGCGGTGGAGCCGTACACGAGGAGGACGGCGTTCGCGTGGCCGGCGGCGATCGCGTCGGCGGCGTGCGCGGCCATGACCTCCCAGGTGGCGCCGCCGACGGCGGTCGAGTCCACCCAGCGGGGCCGGAGCCCCAGGTACTCGGCGACCTCGACCGGGGCCAGGGTGCCGAGGCCCGCCGAGGCGAGGCCGTCGATCAGCGAGCGGTCCAGGCCGCTGTCCGCGAGGGCGCGCCGGGCGGCCTGGGCGTGCAGGGCGTACGGGGTGGCCTCGTCGACCCGGCCGCAGTCGGCGAGGGCGACGCCGGCGACGGCGACGCGGCGGGGGCTGCGTGCGGTGGTGGGTGCGGTGGTCGGCATGAATCTGACGGTACATCAGATTCATTCGATCGGGACCGGCGCGGCTCTGGCAACCGGCCCGGCACGGGCCTAGCATGACGCACCGTCAGAAACGGAGGGAGCCCCATGGACGCCGCCGACAGCGCAGCGCTCGCCGCCGCCGGAACCGCCTCGCTCACCGCCCCGCTCACCGAGGAGCAGCAGGAGATCCGCCGCACCCTGCGCGACCTGCTCGCCGAACGGGCCGGGCCGCAGGAGAACCGGGCCGCCACCACCACCCCCCAGGGATACGACCCCGAGCTCTGGGCCCGGATGTCCGGCACCCTCGGCGTCGCCGGGCTCGCCCTCCCCGAGGAGTACGGAGGAGTCGGCTGCGGGCCCGCCGAACTCGCCCTCGCCTGCGAGGAGACCGGCCGCGCCCTCGCCCCCTGCCCGCTCCTCGCCACCAGCGTCCTCGCCGCCCCGCTCCTCGCCGCCCTCGGCACCCCCGCGCAGCGCGCCGCGCTCCTCCCGCGGCTCGCCGACGGAAGCCTCACCTGCGCCCTCGTCGTCCCCGGCGGCTCGCTCGCCCTCGCCCTCGGCCTCACCGGCGACAACACCGGCGAGGAATGGTCCGGCGGCGGCCGCGCGGGCGGCGTGCAGGCACGCGCCGTCGACGGAGGCTGGCGGCTGTACGGGGAGGCCGCCCAGGTCCTCGACGGACACAGCGCCGGCCTGCTGCTCGTCGCCGCCCACGCCGGCGGCTTCGCCCGCAGCCGCACCCTGCTCTTCCTCGTCCGGACGGAACAGGCGGGAGACGCGGTTCCGGGGCTCGTCCGCACCCGGCAGCCCACCCTCGACCTCACCCGCACCCAGGCGACCGTCCAGTTCAGGGACACCGAGGCCGAACTCCTCGGCGAGGAACCGGTCGATGTCCTCGGCGCGCTCGCCGTCACCGGCCGCACCGCCGCCGTCATGCTGGCCGCCGAGGCCGTCGGCGCCGCCCGCGAGGCCCTCGAACGGACCGTCGCCCACGTCGCCGCGCGCGAGCAGTTCGGCCGGCCCGTCGGCTCGTTCCAGGCGGTCAAACACCGGCTCGCCGACCTCTACGTCCAGGTCGAGGCCGCCCGCTCCCTCACCTACTGCGCGGCGCGGGAGCCAGGACCCGGACCCGACAGCGGGCCGCTCGCCCTCGCCCACGCCCTGGAGGCGCTCCGCGCCACCGCGGGGGAGTCCATCCAGCTCCACGGCGGCATCGGATTCACCTGGGAGCACGAGGCGCACCTCTCCTTCAAACGGGCCGCCTCCGACGAACTGCTCTTCGGGCCCGTGCGGCGGCTGCGCGCACGGGCGGCGGAACGGACCGGACTCTTCGGAGAGGTGGCGGCGTAGATGCCCGTCGGACGCAAGCTGATGCAGAAGATGTCCTCGACCCGGACGTTCGCCCGGATCGGCCCGCACGTCGTGCCCGCCATGGACAAGGCCGTGCACCGGCTGACCAGGGGAAAGGTGCTGCTCAGCGCCCAGATGCTGCCCGGGGTGGTGCTCACCGCCCGGGGTGCGAAGAGCGGGCTGCCCCGGGTCACCCCGCTGGCCTGCATGCCGGAGACGGACGGGCGCTGGCTGCTCATCGGCTCCAACTTCGGCCGCCCCGGGCACCCGGCGTGGACGGCGAACCTGCTCGCCCATCCGGACGTCGAGGTGAACTGGAAGGGGGAGGACGTGCCCGTACGGGCGGAGTTGCTCACCGGGGAGGAGCGGGCGGAGGCCTGGCGGGCGGCCCTGGAGTTCTGGCCGCCGTACGCCACGTACCAGGCGCGGATCGACCGCGAGATCCGGCTCTTCCGGCTGACGAGGCGCTGACGAGGCGCCGACTAGGCGTTGATCGGGTGCCGAACCGGCACCGAAGAGCGTTCACTCTCATTTCATTGCAACTCTCAGGAGAGGGGTTGTTGCATTAGCCTCCAGGATCACTGCAATGAAATCCTCGCTCTGACCTGCAATGACGTCGATCAGGAGCAATGAATGTGTTGTCGGATCAATGAATGCAACGTAGCTTTTCCCTCATCGGAAACGGCGGGCCCGGGAGTGGGCCCGCCCCATGAAGGAGAAGAACCTTGCAGAAGTTCGCCGCCACCGCCGCGATCATCACCGTCCTCGACATCCCCGCCGGGCGCATCCAGCTCATCGCCGCCGACCGTGACGACGCCACCGTCGACATCCGGCCCGCGAACGCCGCCAAGTCCGCCGACCAGAAGGCCGCCGAGCAGGTCTCGGTCGAGTACGCCGACGGGGTCCTGCGGATCACCGCCGCCCCGGCCGGGAACCGGCTCCTGGGCGACTCCGGAGCGGTCGAGGTGACCGTCCAGCTGCCCGCCGGCTCCCGGATCGAGGCGAAGACCGCCGCCGGCGACCTCCGCGGCGTCGGACGCCTCGGCGACGTCACCTTCGAAGGCGCACAGGGCACCGTCACCCTCGACGAGACCGCCACCGCCCGCCTCACCCTCCTCGCCGGCGACATCACCGTCGGCCGCCTCGGCGGCGCCGCCGAGATCAGCACCCAGAAGGGCGACCTCCGCATCACCGAAGCCGTCACCGGCTCCGTCGTCCTGCACACCGAGTCCGGCGGGATCACGGTCGGCGCCGCCCGCGGCGTCTCCGCCACCCTCGACGCCGGCACCGCCTACGGCCGCGTCCACAACACCCTCACCAACACCGACGGCCCCGCCGCAGGCCTGAACATCCACGCCACCACCTCCTACGGCGACATCACCGCCCGCAGCCTGTGACGTGCCGTCGCGAAGCTCGCCCGGACACGGCGACGCCGACGGCGGTCCGTGGGGGCGGGCCGCCGTCGGCGTCGACGACAGGACGGGTGGAGGAGGGGGTGGGGCTATCTGGTCGGCTTCTTGCCGGTGATGCCCAGATGCACCAACAGGGCGAGGTTCGGCTTGAGTTCGGCCTGCTTCACGCCCCAGGTCGTGAAGCCCTTCTGGTGGCCGGCGACCGCGGCCAGCATCGCCACGAGCGAGCCGGCCATGGCGGCGGGGCTGACCTCCTTGTCGACCTTGCCCTTGGCCTGGAGCTCCTTCACCGCGTCCGTGAGGGAGTTGGTGACCGAGTTCAGGATCTTCATGCGGATCTTGTAGAACCGCTTGTCGCCCTCGGCGGCGCCGAGGTCCACGACCCGGAGGATGGCGTCGTGCTTCCGCCAGAAGTCCAGGAAACCTTCGACGAGTTCCTCGGAGGTCTGCCAACCGGCCTTGCCGACCCAGGAGCGGCCGGAGACCAGCTCGGTCAACCCGGCGCCCTCCTTGGCCATTTCCTCCGCGATCTCGAGAACCGCTCCCTCGACGTCCGGGAAGTACTGATAGAACGTCGCGGGTGAAGTACCCGCCTTCCGGGCCACATCGATGACCTTGACGTCCCGGTAGGGCGAGGAGCTGAGCATCTCACCGAGGCAGTCGAGCAGCTTCTGCCGCGTCGCCTGGCCGCGTCGTCCGGCCACGCGGCCGTCGACGGTGCGTACTTGTCCTGTCATGCCGTCAGCTTACCGAGGGGGTGTCGGCGCGCGATTCGGCCGACTGCAAATGGGGTGCACCCCCCGGCCACCCGTGTTCTGCGAGGTCGGCACGCGTGTCTCCGTGGGAGCGGCACGGACGGGGAGGGGCGGGATCGCGCCACTCCTGGTGCGTGGGGCGGACGACCTCGGGATCCCCGTACCCGAATAGGCTTATGAACAGCCTGTGGACAACTTCGGTGGACAACTCAAGTGCCCCAAGGGATTCCACCCGATAAATCGCCTATTTGTTCCCATCTTGGGGTATGCGGGTCCGTCCACGCCGTTCTAGCGTGGACACATGGCGGCACGCACTGAGGGCACCCCCTGCTGGGTGGACGCACAGCTCCCCGACCTCGAAGCGGGCAAGCGCTTCTACGGCGAGCTCTTCGGCTGGACCTTCGACCCCGATCGCGACGAAGCCCTCCTCGACGGGCGACGCGTCGCCGGACTCCTCCCCAAGCGCGACGGCCGCATGCCCACCACCTGGACCGTCTACCTCGCCACCGAGAACGCCGGCACCCTCGCCGCCCGGATCAAGGACGCCGGCGGCCAGATGGTCATGGAGCCCTACCCCGTCGGCCCCTTCGGCGTCCTCGCGCTCGCCGCCGACCCCGGCGGCGCCGTCTTCGGCCTCCGCCAGTCGGGCGACGACAACGGCTTCCAGACCGTCAACGAACCGGGCTCCTTCTGCTGGATGGAGGTGTACACCCGCCGTCCCGACGCCGTGGACACCTTCTACGCCACCGTCTTCGGCTACCTCGGCCGCCAGGCCGCCCCCGACGAGGAGGGCAGGGACCCCGGCTTCGACTACCGCGTCTGGTCACCCCCCGGCTCCCGGCCCGGCGACGACAGCGCCTTCGGAGGGCGCGCCGTCATCAGCGACGACTTCCCCGCCGAGATGCCCGGCCACGTCCTCGTCTACTTCGCCGTCCACGACTGCGACGAGGCCTGCGAGACCACCGTCCGGCTCGGCGGCCGGGTCGCCACCCCGGCCTTCGACACCCCCCACGGCCGCATCGCCGTCCTGCACGACAACCAGGGCGCGCGCTTCGCGGTCCTCTCGGAGCCGTCCGGCACGACGTGAGGCTTCCCCTCCGGATGGCTCCGATATGACCTGTGACACCCCGATCCGCCCCCGGGTTCGCAACCGGGCCCTCGGACAGGAAGAATCAGGGCCACGGGGCCGTACCCTCATGGCCCGTACGGGGAGGTGGCAGGCAAGTGGAACAGCTGACGCAGCACGACCCGAGACGCATCGGGCCCTTCGAGGTGCTGGGCCGGCTCGGCGCGGGCGGAATGGGCCTGGTCTATCTCGCGCGCTCGGCCTCGGGCCGGCGCGTGGCGATCAAGACCGTGCGCACGGAGCTCGCCGAGGACCAGCTGTTCCGGGTCCGTTTCACCCGAGAGGTGGAGGCCGCGCGGGCGGTCTCCGGCTTCTACACGGCCGCCGTCGTGGACGCCGACCCGCGGGCAGCCGTGCCCTGGCTGGCGACCGCGTACGTCCCGGCACCCTCGCTCGAAGAGATAGTGAACGAGTGCGGACCGCTCCCGGCCCAGGCCGTGCGCTGGCTGGCAGCCGGTGTCGCCGAGGCCCTGCAGTCCATCCACGGAGCGGGCCTGGTCCACCGTGACCTCAAGCCCTCCAACGTCCTCGTCGTCGAGGACGGCCCCCGGGTGATCGACTTCGGCATCGCGTCGGGCGTCTCCAACACGCGCCTGACCATGACCAACGTCGCCGTCGGCACCCCGGCCTACATGTCGCCCGAGCAGGCCCGCGACTCGCGCAGCGTCACCGGCGCGAGCGA is part of the Streptomyces sp. NBC_00250 genome and harbors:
- a CDS encoding nitroreductase family deazaflavin-dependent oxidoreductase, yielding MPVGRKLMQKMSSTRTFARIGPHVVPAMDKAVHRLTRGKVLLSAQMLPGVVLTARGAKSGLPRVTPLACMPETDGRWLLIGSNFGRPGHPAWTANLLAHPDVEVNWKGEDVPVRAELLTGEERAEAWRAALEFWPPYATYQARIDREIRLFRLTRR
- a CDS encoding acyl-CoA dehydrogenase family protein, whose amino-acid sequence is MDAADSAALAAAGTASLTAPLTEEQQEIRRTLRDLLAERAGPQENRAATTTPQGYDPELWARMSGTLGVAGLALPEEYGGVGCGPAELALACEETGRALAPCPLLATSVLAAPLLAALGTPAQRAALLPRLADGSLTCALVVPGGSLALALGLTGDNTGEEWSGGGRAGGVQARAVDGGWRLYGEAAQVLDGHSAGLLLVAAHAGGFARSRTLLFLVRTEQAGDAVPGLVRTRQPTLDLTRTQATVQFRDTEAELLGEEPVDVLGALAVTGRTAAVMLAAEAVGAAREALERTVAHVAAREQFGRPVGSFQAVKHRLADLYVQVEAARSLTYCAAREPGPGPDSGPLALAHALEALRATAGESIQLHGGIGFTWEHEAHLSFKRAASDELLFGPVRRLRARAAERTGLFGEVAA
- a CDS encoding pyridoxine/pyridoxamine 5'-phosphate oxidase, with amino-acid sequence MTDFHHALRSLKVWDTELPAFDPAGAPPEPLPLFHDWFTAAVAAGQTEPHTLSLATVDEDGRPDVRTVMLHDADARGWHFASHATSAKGRQLAARPEAALGFYWPVQGRQVRIRGRVTVGTPEEAYEDLHARSTGALASALVGRQSEVLDSPEVLAEASAKAWLRAQEEPDAHAPTWTLYIVEPAEVEFFQGDGQRRHLRLRYRRTGDGWTRELLWP
- a CDS encoding thiolase C-terminal domain-containing protein, with protein sequence MPTTAPTTARSPRRVAVAGVALADCGRVDEATPYALHAQAARRALADSGLDRSLIDGLASAGLGTLAPVEVAEYLGLRPRWVDSTAVGGATWEVMAAHAADAIAAGHANAVLLVYGSTARADIRARRRTANLSFGSRGPLQFEVPYGHTLIAKYAMAARRHMHEYGTTLEQLAEVAVQARANAALNPEAMFREPITVDDVLSGPMIADPFTKLHCCLRSDGGCAVLLVAEEYVQDCRTAPVWVLGTGEHVSHTTMSEWEDFTVSPAAVSGRLAFERAGVTPADVDLAEVYDAFTYMTLVTLEDLGFCAKGEGGAFFREKDRLPVNTDGGGLSACHPGMRGLFLLVEAVRQLRGEAPGLQVRRPDGSLPEVAVASGTGGWFCSSGTVVLGRS
- a CDS encoding FAD-dependent monooxygenase, encoding MNSTANTAARTSAKTVLISGASVAGPALALWLHRYGFTPTVVERAPELRTGGYKVDIRGTAIEVCRRMGILDEIRANSTDMRGGSYVDDRGRTIGELSADIFGGRVEEDDEIMRGELARILYERTRDDVEYLFDDSIATLDEDADGVTVTFESGTVRRFDLVVGADGLHSHTRRLAFGEESRFKRHLGAYVSIFTAPNHLGLDRWETYHALPGKLVCVYSSAGETDAKNLFIFSSPEELPYHHRDVTAQRRHLTEAFAGDGWEIPRLLGHAADADDLYFDSISLIEMDRWSKGRVVLLGDAAHCSSPASGQGTGLALTGAYVLAGELARAAGDHTVAFARYEAHMRPGVERNQKMAESFVKEMTVDSKWKIALRMFMVRTLPKTPWKNLIAKKIRDEIQAAANAVPLVDYRAPITSGTPAASAPRSTVAS
- a CDS encoding VOC family protein gives rise to the protein MAARTEGTPCWVDAQLPDLEAGKRFYGELFGWTFDPDRDEALLDGRRVAGLLPKRDGRMPTTWTVYLATENAGTLAARIKDAGGQMVMEPYPVGPFGVLALAADPGGAVFGLRQSGDDNGFQTVNEPGSFCWMEVYTRRPDAVDTFYATVFGYLGRQAAPDEEGRDPGFDYRVWSPPGSRPGDDSAFGGRAVISDDFPAEMPGHVLVYFAVHDCDEACETTVRLGGRVATPAFDTPHGRIAVLHDNQGARFAVLSEPSGTT
- a CDS encoding TetR family transcriptional regulator codes for the protein MTGQVRTVDGRVAGRRGQATRQKLLDCLGEMLSSSPYRDVKVIDVARKAGTSPATFYQYFPDVEGAVLEIAEEMAKEGAGLTELVSGRSWVGKAGWQTSEELVEGFLDFWRKHDAILRVVDLGAAEGDKRFYKIRMKILNSVTNSLTDAVKELQAKGKVDKEVSPAAMAGSLVAMLAAVAGHQKGFTTWGVKQAELKPNLALLVHLGITGKKPTR
- a CDS encoding DUF4097 family beta strand repeat-containing protein, coding for MQKFAATAAIITVLDIPAGRIQLIAADRDDATVDIRPANAAKSADQKAAEQVSVEYADGVLRITAAPAGNRLLGDSGAVEVTVQLPAGSRIEAKTAAGDLRGVGRLGDVTFEGAQGTVTLDETATARLTLLAGDITVGRLGGAAEISTQKGDLRITEAVTGSVVLHTESGGITVGAARGVSATLDAGTAYGRVHNTLTNTDGPAAGLNIHATTSYGDITARSL